From a single Arachis hypogaea cultivar Tifrunner chromosome 3, arahy.Tifrunner.gnm2.J5K5, whole genome shotgun sequence genomic region:
- the LOC112789633 gene encoding GATA transcription factor 1: MEALGTVDDLLDFSSDVGEDNDVVDRRRKGFPCNPECKQPSFTPLAMDDPNYSFSEFAEEELEWLSNKDAFPAVETFVDIPSIRPNMSKHQGTASVLEYRRSIPNNNCTNNITLLNGFDHLKVPVRARSKCRSRPRLAIADVSSHQSWWRLSSREISGAEVIKIPTIGRKCQHCGSEETPQWRSGPLGPKTLCNACGVRFKSGRLVPEYRPATSPTFRHELHSNSHRKIIEMRKQKQMGMV; encoded by the exons ATGGAGGCTCTTGGTACCGTGGATGACCTCTTGGATTTCTCATCCGACGTAGGTGAGGATAATGATGTTGTTGACAGACGCAGGAAAGGATTTCCTTGTAACCCAGAATGCAAACAACCTTCATTCACTCCGTTGGCCATGGATGATCCTAACTATTCATTCTCT GAGTTCGCCGAGGAAGAGCTTGAATGGTTGTCCAATAAAGACGCATTTCCTGCTGTCGAAACATTTGTCGACATACCATCTATTCGGCCTAACATGTCAAAGCACCAAGGGACAGCCTCAGTGCTTGAATATAGAAGGAGCATCCCCAATAATAACTGCACTAACAACATTACACTCTTAAACGGCTTTGATCACCTGAAGGTCCCTGTCCGAGCAAGGAGCAAGTGCCGTAGTAGGCCTCGCCTGGCTATTGCTGATGTCTCAAGTCATCAGTCCTGGTGGAGACTATCTAGTAGAGAAATTTCCGGAGCAGAAGTGATAAAAATCCCAACCATTGGGAGGAAATGTCAGCACTGTGGATCTGAAGAAACTCCACAGTGGCGATCCGGTCCGCTTGGGCCAAAAACACTTTGTAATGCCTGTGGGGTTAGGTTCAAGTCTGGTCGGCTCGTCCCGGAGTACCGTCCTGCAACCAGCCCAACTTTTCGTCACGAGTTGCATTCTAATTCCCATAGGAAGATTATCGAGATGAGGAAGCAGAAGCAAATGGGAATGGTTTGA